Proteins from one Mycobacterium sp. HUMS_12744610 genomic window:
- a CDS encoding alpha/beta fold hydrolase, giving the protein MATSTERLVDTNGVRLRVVEAGDPGAPVVILAHGFPELAYSWRHQIPVLADAGYHVLAPDQRGYGGSARPEAIEAYDIHALTGDLVGLLDDVGAERAVWVGHDWGASVVWNAPLLHPDRVAAVAALSVPPVPRPRVAPTAAWRRIAGDNFFYILYFQEPGVADAELDADPARTMRRMLGGLRASDDQAASIRLVAPGPEGFIERLPEPAELPDWLSQEELDHYIGEFSRTGFTGGLNWYRNFDRNWETTPELADAKIAVPCLFVAGTADPVLTFTRTDRASKVVSGPYRQEMIEGAGHWLQQERPDEVNALLLDFLGGLELR; this is encoded by the coding sequence GTGGCGACATCAACCGAACGGTTAGTAGACACCAACGGCGTGCGGCTACGGGTGGTGGAAGCCGGTGACCCCGGCGCGCCAGTGGTGATCCTGGCCCACGGATTCCCCGAACTGGCCTACTCGTGGCGGCACCAGATACCGGTCCTGGCCGACGCGGGCTACCACGTGCTGGCACCTGACCAGCGCGGCTACGGCGGATCCGCCCGCCCGGAGGCGATCGAGGCGTACGACATCCACGCGCTGACGGGCGACCTGGTCGGCCTGCTCGACGATGTCGGCGCCGAGCGCGCCGTGTGGGTCGGCCACGACTGGGGTGCCTCCGTGGTGTGGAACGCGCCCCTGTTGCACCCGGACCGGGTCGCCGCCGTCGCCGCGCTCAGCGTGCCGCCGGTGCCCCGGCCACGGGTGGCGCCGACGGCGGCGTGGCGCAGGATCGCCGGGGACAACTTCTTCTACATCCTGTACTTCCAGGAGCCCGGCGTCGCCGACGCCGAGTTGGACGCAGACCCCGCGCGCACGATGCGCCGGATGCTGGGCGGTCTGCGGGCCTCCGACGATCAAGCCGCGTCGATCCGCTTGGTGGCCCCGGGGCCGGAGGGCTTCATCGAGCGCCTCCCCGAACCCGCCGAGCTGCCGGACTGGCTCAGCCAAGAGGAGCTCGACCACTACATCGGCGAGTTCTCCCGCACGGGCTTCACCGGCGGCCTGAACTGGTATCGCAACTTCGACCGCAACTGGGAAACGACCCCCGAACTCGCCGACGCCAAAATCGCCGTGCCGTGCCTGTTCGTCGCCGGCACCGCCGACCCGGTGCTGACGTTCACCCGCACCGACCGCGCGTCGAAGGTGGTTTCGGGCCCGTACCGCCAGGAGATGATCGAGGGCGCGGGGCACTGGCTGCAACAGGAAAGACCCGACGAGGTGAACGCCCTACTGCTGGACTTTCTCGGCGGATTGGAGTTGCGATGA
- a CDS encoding VOC family protein has product MRLDHVVLWTSDPRVAMDFYSRVVGLEPVRFDEFEAGDAPFPSVRVCEDSIIDLLPVDNVAATESLTRVAGSAGHRVNHVCLAMSKSEYDALDRRLQAEGVDTGARLDNSYGARGWTPQGYYFADPDGNVVEARYYER; this is encoded by the coding sequence ATGCGGCTGGACCACGTCGTGCTCTGGACGAGCGATCCGCGCGTCGCGATGGACTTCTACTCGCGGGTGGTCGGGCTCGAGCCGGTGCGGTTCGACGAGTTCGAGGCCGGCGACGCGCCATTCCCGAGCGTGCGCGTGTGCGAGGACTCCATCATCGACCTTCTGCCGGTGGACAACGTCGCCGCCACCGAATCGTTGACGCGGGTAGCCGGGAGCGCCGGGCACCGGGTCAACCACGTCTGTCTTGCGATGTCGAAATCCGAATACGACGCCCTGGATCGGCGCCTGCAGGCCGAGGGCGTCGACACCGGGGCGCGGCTGGACAACTCGTACGGGGCCCGCGGGTGGACGCCGCAGGGATACTATTTCGCCGATCCGGACGGCAACGTGGTCGAGGCCCGGTACTACGAGCGCTGA